GGAGCCGTTCGAGCCCAGTACGGCCACCCGCTCGCCGTAGAAGACCTCCAGCGAGAAGGGCTTCATCAGCCCCGTGAGCTCCAGGTTCTCCACGGTCAGCGCGCGCACGCCGGTGCGCCCGCCCTTCAGCCGCATCCTGATGTCCTGCTCGCGAGGCGGCTCCGGCGGCGGGCCGGCCTCCTCGAACTTCTGGAAGCGGGTCTGCATCGCCCGGTAGCGCGAGGCCATGTCGGGGCTGGAAGCGGCCTGGCCTCGCAGCCGCAGCACCAGGGCCTTCAGCCGGGCGTGCTCCTCGTCCCAGCGCCGCTTGAGCTCCTCGAAGCGCGCGAAGCGCTCCTTGCGGGCGTCGTGGTAGGTGTCGAAGCCCCCGCCGTGCACCCACACGTCGCTGCCCGTCGGGCTCGCCTCAAGACTGATGATCTTCTGGGCCGCCTGGGTGAGCAGTTCCCGGTCGTGGGAGACGAACAGCACGGTCTTGCGGGTGGCCTTCAGCTGCTCCTCCAGCCACCGCTTGCCCGGGACGTCGAGGTAGTTGTCCGGCTCGTCGAGCAGCAGCACCTCGTCCGGCCCGCGCAGCAGCGCCTCCAGCACGAGCCGCTTCTGCTCACCGCCCGACAGCGTGCGCACCTCGCGGAACTGCGCGCTGTCGTACGGGATCGCCAGCGCGGCCATCGTGCAGACGTCCCACAGGGTCTCCGCCTCGTAGCCCTGGACGTCGGCCCAGTCGCTGAGCGCCTGCGCGTAGGCCATCTGGGCGGCCTCGTCGTCCACCGTGAGGATCAGCTGCTCGGCCTTGTCCACGGCCTTCGCGGCGTCCCGGATCCGCGGCTGGGACACCGACACCAGCAGGTCGCGCACGGTCGTCTCGTCGCGTACGGAGCCCACGAACTGCGACATCACGCCGAGCCCGCCGCTCACGGTGACCCCACCGCCGTGCGGCTGGAGCTCACCGGAAATCATCTTCAGCAGGGTGGTCTTGCCGGCCCCGTTCGCCCCCACGAGGGCGACCACCGACCCCTCCCCCACGCGGAAGGAGACGTCGGGGAGCAGTACCCGCCCGTCGGGAAGGTAGTACTCCAGGTGGCTGGCTTCGAGATGTCCCATGCCGGGCATTGTCCCGGTCCGGCGGCGATCCACCCAATCTGATTAGCAGCAGCCGGCGCCCGGCAGGGTCCGCATGTTCCGTGCTTCCTTGCTGCGGGCCGCCAGCAGCTCGTCCGCCGGATAGCCGACCTCCTCCAGCGTCAGCCCGTGCGGCTTGACCACGTGCACCGAGGAGTCCCGTACCGCCGCGGCCAGCACCTGCCCCGGCCACTCCACCGACCGGTGCCCGTCGCCGACGTGCAGCAGTGCGCCCACCAGGGAGCGGACCATGTTGTGGCAGAAGGCGTCGGCGCGGACGGTCGCGGTGATGATCCCGTCCTCGGCCCGCTCCCAGCTGAGCTGCTGGAGGGTACGGATCGTCGTCGCGCCCTCGCGCTTCTTGCAGTACGCGGCGAAGTCGTGCTCGCCGAGCAGCGGGGCGGCGGCCTCGTTCATGGCGTCCACGTCGAGGGGCCACTGGTGCCACAGGACGTGGCCGCGGCGCAGCGGGTCGACCCCGCCCTGGTGGTCGCCGACGCGGTAGGCGTAGCGGCGCCAGATGGCCGAGAAGCGCGCGTTGAAGCCCTCGGGGGCCTCGGCGACCTTCCACACGCGGATGTCGTGCGGCAGCCGGCCGGCGAGGCGGCGCAGCAGCTTGTCGTGGTGCTCGGCCCACACCTCCTCGGCCAGGTCGAACTGCGCGACCTGCCCACGGGCGTGCACCCCGGCGTCGGTCCGCCCGGCCACGGTCAGCTCGACGGGCTCCTTGAGCCGCATCACGGTCTGCAGGGCGCTCTCCAGCTCGCCCTGCACGGTCCGCAGCACGCGCTGCTTCGCCCAGCCGGAGAAGTCCTTGCCGTCGTAGCTCAGGTCCAGCCGCACCCGGACGTGCCCGGGCTCCACCTCGTCACTCACGTGACCGATCCTCTCAGAAGCTCACGGATGAGCTCACACATGCAGAACGGGCCCGCCCCGGGAAGGGGCGGGCCCGTTCAGAGCCGTTCAGCGTGATCCCGAAGGGGGATCAGGCCTCCTTGGTCTCCTCGGCGGCGGGAGCCTCGGTGGCCTCCGCCTCCTTCACGGCGCGCTTGGTGGCGGCCTCGGCCTCACCAGTGGCCTGCTGGGCGACCGTAAGGGCCTCGACCAGCTCGATCACGGCCATCGGGGCGTTGTCGCCACGACGGTTGCCGATCTTGGTGATGCGCGTGTAACCACCGGGGCGGTTCTCGTAGCGCGGGGCGATCTCGGTGAACAGCGTGTGCACGATGCTCTTGTCCGTGATCGTCTGCAGCACCAGGCGACGGTTGTGGATGTCGCCCTTCTTGGCCTTGGTCACCAGACGCTCGGCGTAGGGACGCAGGCGACGGGCCTTGGCCTCGGTGGTGGTGATGCGGCCGTGCTCGAAGAGCGCCTTCGCGAGGTTCGCGAGGAGGTGCTTCTCGTGCGCGGCGGAGCCGCCCAGGCGGGCACCCTTTGCGGGACGCGGCATTGTTACTCCTTCAAATCTGCACCGGCCGTGTCAGGTACCGGAGTCAGTTCCCTCAGGCGGTCGCGAGAGGGGGTGTGGGGGGCGTGAGCCCCCCACAAGCTTTTCTAGTACTGCTCGGTCTCGACGAAACCGGCGTCCGCGTCGTCCTCGGCACCGAAGGCGTCCGCGGCAGCGGTCGGGTCGAATCCGGGCGGGCTGTCCTTGAGGGCCAGGCCCATGCCGGCCAGCTTCGCCTTGACCTCGTCGATCGACTTCGCACCGAAGTTGCGGATGTCGAGCAGGTCGGCCTCGGAGCGGGCGACGAGCTCACCCACGGAGTGGATGCCCTCGCGCTTGAGGCAGTTGTACGACCGAACGGTGAGCTCGAGCTCCTCGATCGGCAGCGCCAGATCGGCGGCCAGGGCGGCGTCCGTCGGCGACGGGCCCATGTCGATGCCCTCGGCGTCGATGTTGAGCTCGCGGGCCAGACCGAACAGCTCGACCAGGGTCTTGCCGGCGGACGCCATGGCGTCACGCGGGCGCATGGCCTGCTTGGTCTCGACGTCGACGATCAGCTTGTCGAAGTCGGTGCGCTGCTCGACTCGGGTCGCCTCGACCTTGTAGGTGACCTTGAGGACCGGGCTGTAGATGGAGTCGATCGGGATACGACCGATCTCCTGGCCCAGCTGCTTGTTCTGGACGGCGGAGACGTAGCCGCGACCGCGCTCGACGGTCAGCTCCATCTCCAGCTTGCCCTTGCCGTTGAGCGTGGCGAGGACCAGGTCCGGGTTGTGCACCTCGACACCGGCCGGGGGCGCGATGTCGGCAGCGGTGACCAGGCCGGGACCCTGCTTGCGCAGGTACATCACGACCGGCTCGTCGTGCTCCGAGGAGACGACCAGCTGCTTGATGTTGAGGATGATGTCGGTGACGTCTTCCTTGACGCCCGGCACGGTGGTGAACTCGTGCAGGACGCCGTCCACGCGGATGCTGGTGACAGCGGCACCCGGGATCGAGGACAGGAGCGTACGGCGCAGGGAGTTACCGAGGGTGTAGCCGAAGCCCGGCTCCAGCGGCTCGATCACGAACCGCGAGCGGTACTCGTCGACGACCTCTTCGGTCAGCGAAGGACGCTGAGCGATAAGCATGTCTGTGTTCCTTCATTCGTGGACGCCCACTATTTGACGCCCGACGGGACGCCGTACCGGAGT
This genomic window from Streptomyces sp. NBC_01351 contains:
- a CDS encoding ABC-F family ATP-binding cassette domain-containing protein; translated protein: MPGMGHLEASHLEYYLPDGRVLLPDVSFRVGEGSVVALVGANGAGKTTLLKMISGELQPHGGGVTVSGGLGVMSQFVGSVRDETTVRDLLVSVSQPRIRDAAKAVDKAEQLILTVDDEAAQMAYAQALSDWADVQGYEAETLWDVCTMAALAIPYDSAQFREVRTLSGGEQKRLVLEALLRGPDEVLLLDEPDNYLDVPGKRWLEEQLKATRKTVLFVSHDRELLTQAAQKIISLEASPTGSDVWVHGGGFDTYHDARKERFARFEELKRRWDEEHARLKALVLRLRGQAASSPDMASRYRAMQTRFQKFEEAGPPPEPPREQDIRMRLKGGRTGVRALTVENLELTGLMKPFSLEVFYGERVAVLGSNGSGKSHFLRMLAGEDVKHTGTWKLGARVVPGHFAQTHAHPELFGRTLVDILWTEAAKPLGAAMGVLRRYELERQGDQLFDRLSGGQQARFQILLLELAGTTALLLDEPTDNLDLESAEALQEGLESYEGTVLCVTHDRWFARTFDRYLVFGSDGVVRETQEPVWDERRVERRR
- the truA gene encoding tRNA pseudouridine(38-40) synthase TruA, whose protein sequence is MSDEVEPGHVRVRLDLSYDGKDFSGWAKQRVLRTVQGELESALQTVMRLKEPVELTVAGRTDAGVHARGQVAQFDLAEEVWAEHHDKLLRRLAGRLPHDIRVWKVAEAPEGFNARFSAIWRRYAYRVGDHQGGVDPLRRGHVLWHQWPLDVDAMNEAAAPLLGEHDFAAYCKKREGATTIRTLQQLSWERAEDGIITATVRADAFCHNMVRSLVGALLHVGDGHRSVEWPGQVLAAAVRDSSVHVVKPHGLTLEEVGYPADELLAARSKEARNMRTLPGAGCC
- the rplQ gene encoding 50S ribosomal protein L17, which produces MPRPAKGARLGGSAAHEKHLLANLAKALFEHGRITTTEAKARRLRPYAERLVTKAKKGDIHNRRLVLQTITDKSIVHTLFTEIAPRYENRPGGYTRITKIGNRRGDNAPMAVIELVEALTVAQQATGEAEAATKRAVKEAEATEAPAAEETKEA
- a CDS encoding DNA-directed RNA polymerase subunit alpha, coding for MLIAQRPSLTEEVVDEYRSRFVIEPLEPGFGYTLGNSLRRTLLSSIPGAAVTSIRVDGVLHEFTTVPGVKEDVTDIILNIKQLVVSSEHDEPVVMYLRKQGPGLVTAADIAPPAGVEVHNPDLVLATLNGKGKLEMELTVERGRGYVSAVQNKQLGQEIGRIPIDSIYSPVLKVTYKVEATRVEQRTDFDKLIVDVETKQAMRPRDAMASAGKTLVELFGLARELNIDAEGIDMGPSPTDAALAADLALPIEELELTVRSYNCLKREGIHSVGELVARSEADLLDIRNFGAKSIDEVKAKLAGMGLALKDSPPGFDPTAAADAFGAEDDADAGFVETEQY